Proteins found in one Paenibacillus wynnii genomic segment:
- the ccpA gene encoding catabolite control protein A, whose product MTVTIYDVAREAGVSMATVSRVVNNNPNVKPQTRKKVFEAIERLGYRPNAVARGLASKKTTTVGVVIPDISNSIFAEIARGIEDIANMYHYNIILCNADKRKEKEIRVINTLLEKQVDGLLFMGGTVTEEHIQAFQTSAVPIVLCATRDEKGTYPSVDIDHETAALDAVNTLIRHGHREIAMISGTLQDPANGYARFHGYKKALEAAGIEYQEDLVRIGNYRYESGVEAMKYFLGLKKKPTAIFCATDEMAIGAIHSIQDEGLKVPDDFSIMSVDNIRMASMVRPLLTTVAQPMYDLGAVAMRLLTKLMKKETVENPRVILPHETILRLSVSHVNE is encoded by the coding sequence TTGACGGTAACCATTTACGATGTAGCGCGAGAAGCCGGCGTATCTATGGCTACGGTATCACGGGTTGTGAATAATAATCCTAATGTGAAACCGCAGACTCGGAAGAAAGTATTTGAAGCAATTGAGCGTTTGGGCTATCGACCTAATGCTGTAGCGAGAGGTCTCGCTAGTAAGAAAACGACAACCGTTGGGGTTGTTATCCCTGATATCTCCAACTCGATTTTTGCTGAAATCGCACGCGGGATTGAAGATATCGCTAATATGTATCATTACAATATTATTTTATGTAATGCGGACAAACGTAAAGAGAAGGAAATTCGCGTTATTAATACTCTTTTGGAGAAACAGGTCGACGGTCTACTCTTTATGGGTGGAACGGTAACGGAAGAACATATTCAAGCATTCCAGACTTCTGCAGTTCCCATTGTATTGTGTGCAACGCGTGATGAGAAGGGTACTTATCCTTCCGTAGATATTGATCATGAAACCGCAGCACTTGATGCAGTGAACACGCTGATCCGTCACGGGCACCGTGAAATTGCCATGATAAGCGGAACTCTCCAAGATCCAGCTAACGGCTATGCTCGTTTCCATGGGTATAAGAAGGCCTTAGAGGCTGCTGGTATTGAGTATCAGGAAGATCTTGTTCGCATCGGTAACTATCGTTACGAATCCGGTGTCGAAGCCATGAAATATTTCCTGGGGCTTAAGAAGAAACCGACTGCTATCTTCTGTGCAACAGATGAAATGGCTATCGGGGCAATTCACAGTATTCAGGATGAAGGTCTGAAAGTGCCGGATGATTTCTCAATTATGAGTGTAGATAACATTCGTATGGCGTCCATGGTACGTCCATTGCTTACAACCGTAGCTCAACCTATGTATGACCTGGGTGCGGTAGCCATGAGACTCTTGACGAAGCTGATGAAGAAAGAAACCGTAGAGAATCCGCGCGTTATTTTGCCGCATGAGACGATTCTTCGCTTGTCTGTCAGTCATGTGAATGAGTAG
- a CDS encoding 5'-methylthioadenosine/adenosylhomocysteine nucleosidase — translation MDKIIGIIGAMDEEINLLLRGMENKCTEVKCGIPFYSGTFGDRSVVVCKSGVGKVNAAVTTQVLIDTFKASQVLFTGVAGALHPELNIGGIVISSECMQHDMDVTPLGFARGIIPYQEVSSFPADPELVRLAQKACRELQVQYMTGKVLSGDQFIASQETVTRLREEFDGVCAEMEGAAVAQACYMNSTPFVIIRSMSDKADGSAHVNFTEFTVEASKHSHAILEHMLPYV, via the coding sequence TTGGATAAAATTATAGGTATCATCGGCGCTATGGATGAAGAAATCAATTTGCTGCTAAGGGGTATGGAGAACAAATGCACGGAAGTGAAATGCGGAATTCCGTTTTATAGCGGGACTTTTGGAGATAGATCTGTAGTTGTATGTAAATCTGGTGTCGGCAAAGTGAATGCAGCGGTAACGACTCAAGTATTAATAGATACATTTAAGGCTTCTCAGGTACTGTTCACAGGGGTGGCAGGAGCATTGCATCCTGAACTGAATATAGGTGGTATCGTAATATCTTCAGAATGCATGCAGCATGATATGGATGTTACACCCCTGGGATTTGCTCGAGGAATTATACCCTATCAGGAGGTCTCTTCTTTCCCGGCAGATCCGGAACTGGTTAGGCTTGCACAGAAGGCTTGCCGTGAACTGCAGGTACAATATATGACAGGTAAAGTACTCTCTGGGGATCAGTTTATTGCCAGTCAGGAGACCGTAACCCGGCTTAGGGAAGAGTTCGACGGTGTTTGTGCCGAAATGGAGGGAGCAGCTGTTGCACAGGCGTGCTATATGAACAGTACTCCTTTTGTTATCATTCGCTCCATGTCCGATAAAGCCGATGGTTCAGCACATGTTAACTTTACGGAGTTCACGGTCGAAGCTTCAAAACACTCACATGCGATTTTAGAGCACATGCTGCCATACGTATAA
- a CDS encoding GNAT family N-acetyltransferase: protein MEHRKVLSTHTVVFADKVITVQGPLSPWLLEGLDIDPDLDAFRRPKEQKEALLEIAGLPEGRIIAAIENNTIIGYVTFHYPDEMELWSQGGMEDLIELGAIEVANDYRGAGLARLLITTAFEEEQLENCIVFTTEYYWHWDLKGSGLDVWGYRHMMENLMKVVNMVWYATDDPEICSHPANCLMVRIGKEVPLSSEELFDRVRFRQRFMY, encoded by the coding sequence ATGGAGCATCGCAAAGTACTCAGCACCCATACCGTTGTGTTCGCCGATAAGGTAATCACTGTTCAAGGTCCTCTTTCCCCATGGCTTCTAGAAGGTCTGGACATTGATCCTGATCTGGATGCTTTCCGCAGGCCCAAGGAACAAAAAGAAGCCTTGCTAGAGATAGCAGGACTTCCTGAAGGTCGAATAATTGCGGCAATCGAGAACAATACCATCATAGGCTATGTAACATTCCACTATCCTGATGAGATGGAATTATGGTCACAAGGCGGTATGGAAGATCTCATTGAGCTTGGAGCCATTGAGGTTGCCAATGATTACCGGGGAGCAGGGCTGGCTCGTTTGTTAATCACTACAGCTTTTGAGGAAGAGCAATTAGAGAACTGTATCGTCTTTACAACCGAATATTATTGGCATTGGGACTTAAAGGGCAGCGGATTGGATGTATGGGGCTACCGGCATATGATGGAGAATCTGATGAAAGTCGTGAATATGGTCTGGTATGCTACGGATGATCCCGAAATTTGCTCCCATCCTGCGAATTGTCTTATGGTTCGTATTGGTAAAGAGGTGCCTCTATCCTCTGAGGAATTATTCGACCGCGTACGTTTCAGACAGCGATTTATGTACTAA
- the acsA gene encoding acetate--CoA ligase encodes MGQVHNEIIPGRVLNSNMPDYDRAVAEFTWEDAERHFSWYDTGKVNMAFEAVDRHVLEGRGNARALLYSDASREEVYTYSDLMERSNRFGNVLRKYGIGKGERVFIFMPRQPELYFSLLGILKVGAVAGPLFEAFMETAVKDRLADSGAVALVTTPELLKRVKREELPELRHIILVGGDPDPDPDQGEISFEEEMASAPSDMELEWLGLDDGLIIHYTSGSTGKPKGVYHVQRAMIQHYYTGKIVLDLQPEDIYWCTADPGWVTGTSYGIFAPWLNGVANVIRGGRFSPLDWYKSIERNAVTVWYSAPTAFRMLMGAGKNSLEGADLSSLRHVMSVGEPLNPEVVRWGEKVYQQRIHDTWWMTETGAQLICNYPGMDIKPGSMGRPLPGIEAAILDDRGNVVPPYTMGNLAIRTPWPSMMKMIWNNPAKYSEYFRIPGWYISGDSAYMDDEGYYWFQGRIDDVINTSGERIGPFEVESKLVEHPAVAEAGVIGKPDAVRGEIIKAFISLREGYLPSAALKEEIAAFVKAGLSAHAAPREIEFKDKLPKTRSGKIMRRVLKAWELHLPAGDLSTIED; translated from the coding sequence ATGGGTCAAGTCCATAACGAAATTATACCGGGCCGCGTGCTGAACTCTAACATGCCGGATTATGACCGGGCCGTAGCCGAATTTACCTGGGAGGATGCTGAGCGGCATTTCTCCTGGTACGATACAGGCAAGGTGAATATGGCCTTCGAGGCTGTTGATCGCCATGTTCTAGAAGGACGTGGAAACGCTAGAGCTTTGCTCTACAGCGACGCATCACGGGAAGAGGTCTATACGTATTCCGATCTTATGGAACGGTCTAACCGGTTCGGTAATGTCTTGCGGAAATACGGAATTGGCAAAGGAGAAAGAGTATTTATCTTCATGCCTCGTCAGCCGGAGCTGTACTTCAGTCTGCTTGGGATACTGAAGGTGGGGGCAGTAGCAGGTCCTCTGTTCGAAGCCTTTATGGAGACTGCTGTTAAGGATAGACTGGCTGACAGCGGAGCTGTAGCGCTGGTTACAACACCTGAGCTGCTGAAACGTGTGAAGCGCGAAGAGCTCCCCGAACTGCGGCATATTATCTTGGTTGGTGGAGATCCCGATCCCGATCCCGATCAAGGAGAGATCAGCTTTGAAGAGGAGATGGCCTCCGCTCCATCGGATATGGAACTAGAATGGTTAGGTTTGGATGATGGTCTTATTATACATTATACTTCAGGATCTACAGGCAAGCCCAAGGGAGTATACCATGTTCAGAGAGCAATGATTCAACATTACTATACAGGAAAAATAGTGCTGGATTTACAGCCGGAGGATATTTATTGGTGTACAGCAGATCCCGGATGGGTGACAGGAACTTCCTATGGGATTTTTGCCCCATGGTTGAACGGGGTTGCGAATGTGATCCGAGGCGGAAGATTTAGTCCGCTTGACTGGTATAAGTCTATTGAACGTAATGCCGTGACGGTATGGTATAGTGCGCCTACAGCGTTTCGTATGCTGATGGGTGCAGGGAAAAACAGTCTCGAAGGTGCTGACCTAAGCAGTCTGCGGCATGTCATGTCAGTAGGGGAGCCGCTTAATCCTGAAGTGGTCAGATGGGGGGAGAAGGTATACCAACAGCGGATCCACGATACCTGGTGGATGACCGAGACGGGTGCACAGCTGATCTGCAATTATCCAGGAATGGATATCAAACCAGGCTCCATGGGACGTCCTCTGCCTGGAATCGAAGCAGCCATATTGGATGACCGGGGAAATGTTGTCCCGCCTTATACAATGGGGAATCTGGCGATCCGAACCCCTTGGCCCTCCATGATGAAGATGATCTGGAATAACCCGGCTAAATACTCGGAGTATTTCAGAATTCCCGGATGGTATATATCTGGAGATTCAGCCTACATGGATGATGAAGGTTACTACTGGTTTCAAGGACGAATTGACGATGTCATCAACACCTCGGGCGAGCGGATCGGCCCATTTGAGGTGGAGAGCAAGCTGGTGGAACATCCAGCTGTGGCGGAAGCAGGCGTAATCGGCAAGCCAGACGCTGTACGAGGTGAAATTATTAAGGCATTCATTTCCTTAAGGGAGGGATATCTCCCGTCAGCCGCTTTGAAAGAAGAGATCGCCGCTTTTGTAAAAGCCGGACTCTCCGCCCATGCAGCACCGCGTGAGATCGAATTCAAGGATAAGCTTCCGAAGACGCGATCCGGTAAAATCATGCGCCGTGTATTAAAGGCATGGGAGCTGCATCTTCCCGCCGGAGATTTATCGACGATTGAGGATTAG
- a CDS encoding transglycosylase domain-containing protein, which produces MAEENKKKTAKKHPPRKRTWLNRVGSVVKWMFILGIMGILFAGGAVTGYITSIVKNDPVRSEQLIQQQVSQNAITGFAYFRDGAPIGQLRTEEDRRLIEYNNIPQIIIDAVLAIEDNNFYEHDGVDVSGTLRAVKQKLLNESVQTGGSTLTQQLARRVFLNLDRTEDRKIKEILLSLRLERFLSKPEILTAYLNKVPFGNGSNGYNVFGIKAASKGVFGQDDLDKLNIAQAAYLAGLPQLPSKYSAFNGLGEFNETAFNRAIDRQQLVLRRMLEENKITTSQYDEALTFDIKGALAPHTAKAYTTYPYLMLETERKAAEIMLSINQDKDGETGTADDTNSGDDPVLLEEARQQLMTGGYRIYTTIDKKVYSAMHTISDNNENFTKDSKSRGKEQTAGIMIDNKTGAILGMIEGRDFNLEQMNYATQMVRQPGSTMKPIAAYLPALDSGLIQPAGILDDAPIILKDGSKGFHIPKNANNRYQGLVTARYALNKSLNLPALKLFNDKVGIEKSWAFAKKLGITTIQDGDYSAKTGVLGGLRYGVSVEELANAYSSIGNKGAFTDAYMIEKIVDSQGKIVYHHKVTPEQVYSEQTAYLMTDMLRTVITEGTASTVKSNYKHFGDIPIVGKTGSTQNYADVWFMGLTPDVTLGMWVGYKEPVNTLQGDTQKRQAQSLWTKVMNAVIEKRPELFVTPKFTQPKGIVKKTVSAYSGKLPTDLTDRFTTDLFNVKFIPKDSDDGITKAKYITFNEINYIPQEGTPDEFLKERIVVTREKPIQDLVKELLAAFPAMSDHEPLAYYLPEDAKNDVPTEVDPRVDDGHAPSPATNIAVSYSSGKAVITFSPSGSPDVVGYRLYRSLNGGPFKVQSILMAGEKTIFHTGTPASTNAAFYVSAVDVAGLETTSGSVAGGATATPNPTVTPIPTVAPTTGTEVIPEATTDPGSIIIDPGTGEVPLAPGIDGTGNNSTDPNNAGGNKNKK; this is translated from the coding sequence ATGGCTGAAGAGAACAAGAAAAAGACCGCAAAGAAACATCCCCCAAGGAAAAGAACCTGGCTGAACAGGGTCGGCTCTGTGGTAAAGTGGATGTTTATCCTTGGCATTATGGGCATTCTGTTTGCCGGCGGTGCCGTGACAGGTTATATTACTTCTATCGTAAAAAATGACCCTGTCCGCTCCGAGCAATTAATTCAGCAGCAAGTTAGCCAGAACGCTATAACCGGATTTGCCTATTTCCGTGACGGCGCCCCTATTGGCCAACTCCGTACGGAGGAAGACCGCAGACTCATTGAATACAACAACATTCCACAGATTATTATTGATGCGGTTCTTGCTATAGAGGACAATAATTTCTATGAGCATGATGGCGTTGATGTGAGCGGGACCTTACGTGCGGTTAAGCAAAAGCTGCTTAATGAATCCGTCCAAACCGGCGGCAGTACGCTCACCCAACAACTTGCAAGACGTGTGTTTCTAAATTTGGACCGGACGGAAGATCGGAAGATCAAAGAAATTCTGCTTTCCCTGCGTCTGGAACGCTTTTTAAGCAAACCGGAGATATTAACAGCCTATTTAAACAAGGTTCCATTCGGGAACGGTTCAAATGGGTATAATGTGTTCGGAATTAAAGCTGCATCTAAAGGCGTATTTGGTCAAGATGACTTGGATAAGCTGAATATCGCACAAGCCGCATATTTGGCAGGTCTACCTCAGCTCCCCTCCAAATATTCTGCATTTAACGGATTGGGAGAATTTAATGAGACCGCTTTTAACAGAGCTATTGACCGCCAGCAGCTTGTACTGCGCCGTATGCTGGAGGAGAACAAAATTACAACTTCACAATACGATGAGGCCCTAACCTTTGATATCAAGGGTGCACTTGCTCCACACACTGCCAAAGCTTATACGACTTACCCATATCTAATGTTGGAAACAGAGCGTAAAGCTGCAGAGATCATGCTCTCTATTAACCAAGACAAGGATGGCGAAACCGGTACTGCAGACGATACCAACTCGGGAGATGATCCTGTTTTATTAGAGGAAGCCCGCCAGCAGCTCATGACCGGAGGCTACCGCATATACACTACTATTGATAAAAAAGTATACAGTGCGATGCACACCATCTCTGACAACAATGAAAACTTTACGAAGGACAGCAAGAGCAGGGGCAAGGAACAAACAGCCGGCATTATGATTGATAATAAAACAGGTGCTATACTCGGAATGATTGAAGGTCGTGATTTCAATCTGGAGCAGATGAACTACGCTACTCAAATGGTTCGTCAACCAGGCTCCACTATGAAGCCTATCGCAGCCTATTTACCTGCATTGGATAGTGGATTGATTCAACCGGCAGGGATTTTGGATGATGCTCCGATTATACTGAAGGATGGATCCAAAGGCTTTCATATCCCCAAAAATGCTAATAACCGCTATCAAGGACTTGTTACCGCACGTTATGCTCTGAACAAATCACTCAACCTGCCTGCACTGAAGCTATTTAATGATAAAGTAGGCATCGAAAAATCTTGGGCATTTGCTAAGAAGCTTGGAATTACAACCATTCAGGACGGAGATTATAGCGCTAAGACCGGAGTTCTAGGTGGACTGCGTTACGGTGTATCCGTTGAAGAGCTGGCTAATGCTTATTCTTCTATTGGCAACAAAGGGGCATTTACGGATGCCTATATGATTGAAAAGATTGTGGATTCACAAGGGAAAATTGTTTATCATCACAAAGTTACCCCGGAGCAGGTATACTCCGAACAAACTGCATACCTAATGACGGATATGCTCCGTACTGTTATTACTGAAGGTACAGCCAGCACAGTGAAGAGCAACTACAAACATTTCGGCGACATCCCAATCGTGGGCAAAACAGGTTCGACACAGAATTACGCCGATGTATGGTTTATGGGTCTGACACCCGATGTTACGCTTGGAATGTGGGTAGGTTATAAAGAGCCAGTTAACACGCTCCAAGGGGATACTCAGAAGCGTCAAGCTCAATCGTTATGGACCAAGGTCATGAATGCTGTCATTGAAAAAAGACCGGAACTATTCGTGACACCGAAGTTTACTCAGCCCAAAGGAATAGTTAAGAAGACCGTTTCCGCTTACAGCGGTAAGCTTCCTACGGATCTGACTGATAGATTTACAACCGATTTATTTAACGTTAAGTTTATTCCAAAAGATAGTGATGATGGAATCACAAAAGCTAAATATATTACATTCAATGAAATTAACTACATTCCTCAGGAAGGTACGCCTGATGAGTTCTTGAAAGAAAGAATTGTAGTAACACGGGAGAAACCGATTCAAGATCTCGTCAAAGAGCTTTTGGCAGCTTTTCCTGCTATGAGTGACCATGAGCCTTTAGCTTATTATTTGCCTGAGGATGCCAAAAATGATGTACCCACTGAAGTAGATCCGCGTGTGGATGATGGTCATGCGCCTTCTCCGGCCACTAATATTGCCGTCTCTTATAGTTCAGGCAAAGCTGTCATTACATTTTCACCTAGCGGCTCTCCGGATGTTGTCGGCTATCGTCTATACCGTTCACTAAACGGCGGACCTTTCAAAGTGCAGTCTATACTTATGGCTGGTGAAAAAACGATCTTCCATACAGGCACACCTGCGAGCACGAACGCCGCCTTCTATGTCTCTGCTGTTGATGTAGCCGGACTTGAAACAACCTCCGGCAGTGTGGCTGGGGGGGCAACAGCAACACCTAATCCTACTGTGACACCAATACCTACTGTAGCGCCTACAACGGGCACAGAGGTCATTCCAGAAGCCACTACAGATCCGGGTAGCATTATCATAGATCCCGGTACAGGGGAAGTACCTCTTGCACCCGGCATCGATGGCACTGGCAATAATAGTACTGATCCTAATAATGCTGGTGGTAATAAGAATAAAAAGTAA
- the tyrS gene encoding tyrosine--tRNA ligase, which yields MKWEELSAAQVQEVERQLEVISRGVVEIVPMDELKQKVMKSIVTGVPLNVKLGLDPSAPDIHVGHTVVMHKLRQFQELGHQVQLIIGDFTGRIGDPTGKSETRKQLTEEDVQRNAETYKKQIHKILDPEKTKVYYNSEWLSPMSFADVVTLSAKVTVARMMERDDFTKRFQGGLPISIHEFFYPLMQGMDSVALKSDVELGGTDQKFNLLMGRTLQKEYGVAAQVAITTPLLEGLDGVQKMSKSLGNYIGIDEEPNEIYGKAMSVPDELMLKYYELATGICNQELTVLKEGLQEGIVHPRDAKMQLAHTFVRMYHSVEAADAAQQHFVTVFQQRALPEDIEVYTVPAVELENGTIKLVKLLTLVGFAGSNGEAKRSIQQGSVKLNEEKQEDPKAEFTPQEGDILQVGKRKFARLSLG from the coding sequence ATGAAGTGGGAAGAATTATCAGCAGCCCAGGTGCAGGAAGTTGAGCGCCAGCTTGAAGTCATATCGCGCGGTGTGGTAGAGATCGTACCGATGGACGAATTAAAGCAGAAGGTTATGAAATCTATAGTGACTGGAGTACCACTAAATGTGAAACTGGGACTTGATCCGTCAGCACCGGATATTCATGTTGGACATACCGTCGTTATGCACAAGCTTCGCCAATTCCAAGAGTTAGGGCACCAGGTACAGCTTATTATTGGAGATTTTACCGGACGAATTGGAGATCCAACGGGTAAATCAGAAACTCGGAAACAATTGACAGAGGAAGATGTACAACGAAATGCCGAGACTTATAAGAAGCAAATTCACAAGATTCTGGACCCTGAAAAAACAAAAGTCTACTACAACTCCGAATGGCTCAGTCCAATGTCCTTCGCCGATGTGGTTACCTTGTCTGCTAAAGTAACGGTAGCTAGAATGATGGAGCGGGACGACTTTACCAAACGCTTTCAGGGTGGTCTTCCGATCAGTATTCACGAGTTCTTCTACCCGCTGATGCAGGGTATGGATTCTGTAGCCTTGAAAAGTGATGTAGAACTCGGCGGAACGGATCAGAAGTTCAACCTGCTTATGGGAAGGACGCTGCAAAAGGAATACGGTGTGGCTGCGCAAGTCGCGATTACGACTCCTTTGCTCGAAGGTCTTGACGGTGTTCAAAAAATGAGTAAAAGTCTTGGGAACTATATCGGGATTGATGAAGAGCCTAATGAAATTTACGGTAAAGCCATGTCTGTACCGGATGAATTAATGTTGAAATACTACGAATTGGCGACGGGTATCTGCAATCAAGAACTTACTGTTCTGAAGGAAGGATTGCAGGAGGGTATAGTTCATCCAAGAGATGCTAAAATGCAATTGGCACATACCTTTGTACGAATGTACCACAGTGTGGAAGCGGCAGATGCTGCACAGCAGCATTTCGTAACGGTATTTCAGCAACGGGCGCTTCCGGAAGACATTGAGGTCTATACTGTTCCGGCAGTTGAACTTGAGAACGGAACAATTAAGCTTGTTAAGCTGCTTACCCTTGTCGGTTTTGCAGGTTCAAATGGTGAGGCGAAGCGGAGTATCCAGCAGGGTTCTGTGAAGCTGAACGAAGAGAAGCAGGAGGACCCGAAAGCTGAATTTACACCGCAAGAGGGAGATATTCTGCAGGTAGGTAAACGTAAGTTCGCTAGACTCTCATTGGGCTAA
- the rpsD gene encoding 30S ribosomal protein S4, whose protein sequence is MARYTGPKFKLSRRLGISLSGTGKDLKRPFPPGQHGANQRRKVSNYGMQLLEKQKLRHMYGLGEKQFKTLFTKAQKIQGIAGENFMFLLESRLDNLVYRLGFANSRAGSRQLVSHGHVTVNGKKVDIASYRVSTGDVIGLRERSRTMTSIKEALTNRSHLPAYLEYADGSFEGKYIRLPERSELSQDIDEKQIVEFYNR, encoded by the coding sequence ATGGCACGTTACACAGGACCTAAATTTAAACTCAGCCGCCGTCTAGGCATATCCCTTAGCGGTACAGGTAAAGATTTGAAACGCCCTTTCCCACCGGGACAACACGGCGCTAACCAACGCAGAAAAGTAAGTAACTACGGAATGCAGCTTTTGGAAAAACAAAAACTGCGTCATATGTACGGTTTGGGAGAGAAACAATTTAAAACTCTCTTCACTAAAGCACAAAAAATTCAAGGTATCGCCGGCGAAAACTTTATGTTCTTGCTTGAGAGCCGCCTGGACAACCTCGTTTACCGTCTTGGATTCGCTAACTCCCGCGCTGGTTCGCGTCAGTTGGTATCCCACGGTCACGTAACTGTTAACGGCAAAAAAGTTGACATTGCATCTTACCGTGTTAGCACTGGTGATGTAATTGGTCTTCGCGAAAGAAGCCGCACTATGACTTCTATCAAAGAAGCTCTTACTAACCGTTCACACCTTCCTGCTTACTTGGAATATGCTGATGGATCTTTCGAAGGTAAATATATCCGTTTGCCAGAACGTTCCGAGCTGTCCCAAGATATCGATGAAAAACAAATCGTCGAATTCTACAACCGTTAA
- a CDS encoding diguanylate cyclase domain-containing protein, producing the protein MSEQEAYGHKGSQVLVQDTMLTKDDSEDPTAWLRDTDIVSYDFPYAADLIATSFNEWCKGQAALPFTESWRWCVLNYEGKRIDPINQSPQHWNSYWEDAAGLSLLSRKSYNLDLVEDGKSITFLSVPILTRSKGDIFALLGCAMSTEQYEKGGREIAEAMALHYKTCFYRRFEHVFVSDLASVHLNAERESERHSVLFQIVQRMHDNIDVDSVLIEVIESICAMYPGARLVLFMSQDHRSAHPQVKPLPPRWESNDVCARAFKDGRVALQNSNVDNRYLEIGLPLGGKQGVYGVFHMVIFNPDFPDVDLRFLTMVADTAGTAFENAKLYERSNQLIRELRMSNELTQRLNQSLRLGDIFQYAFEELLEMFQADYCCILHLDEEKGGLEVIACNYPALLNEIIDIGQGLGGKVYSTGEPLILSDYLQHAETASKLMDATKSQSIIATPLSVGGEVRGAIMLAHRDAHYFSYDNYRLLQAMAGHIGLAVGNARLHAEVRRLANRDSLTGLYARHYLDEEIKNRQGTDFCGSLIVVDIDQFKLVNDTYGHQKGDKILKQVSDIVKSSIRKGDIAARWGGEELAVYLPQLGVQQAAFVAERIRTRVQAETEPHVTVSCGIAEWSWTDERVSVESLFYRADMALYEAKNNGRNRVVIDSKQTESRVENP; encoded by the coding sequence ATGTCAGAGCAGGAAGCTTACGGTCATAAAGGCAGCCAAGTGCTGGTGCAGGACACCATGTTGACAAAAGACGATTCTGAAGATCCTACCGCATGGCTTCGGGATACGGATATCGTATCCTATGATTTCCCTTATGCCGCCGATCTGATTGCTACCAGCTTTAATGAATGGTGCAAGGGACAAGCTGCCCTCCCATTCACCGAATCGTGGCGTTGGTGTGTCCTTAATTATGAAGGTAAACGAATAGACCCTATAAATCAGAGTCCACAGCATTGGAATTCCTATTGGGAAGATGCTGCTGGATTAAGTTTGCTTTCCCGTAAGTCCTACAACTTAGACTTGGTGGAGGACGGGAAAAGCATAACCTTCTTGAGTGTGCCTATTTTGACGCGCTCCAAAGGGGATATTTTTGCTCTGCTTGGCTGTGCTATGTCAACGGAGCAGTATGAGAAGGGCGGCAGGGAGATTGCAGAAGCAATGGCTCTGCATTATAAGACCTGTTTTTACCGCAGATTCGAGCATGTCTTTGTATCTGATCTGGCCAGTGTACATCTGAATGCCGAACGAGAGAGCGAGCGGCATTCTGTTTTGTTCCAAATTGTTCAACGGATGCACGATAATATTGATGTGGATTCTGTGCTTATTGAAGTTATTGAGAGTATTTGTGCAATGTACCCGGGAGCCCGGTTAGTGCTGTTTATGTCACAGGATCACCGAAGTGCTCATCCACAGGTGAAGCCGCTCCCCCCTCGATGGGAGAGTAATGATGTATGTGCTCGGGCATTCAAGGATGGGCGGGTAGCGCTTCAAAACAGCAATGTAGACAATAGATATCTGGAAATCGGTCTTCCACTCGGTGGAAAACAAGGGGTTTATGGTGTTTTTCATATGGTGATATTTAATCCCGATTTCCCGGATGTCGATCTACGCTTTCTGACCATGGTGGCTGATACAGCAGGTACTGCCTTTGAGAATGCCAAGTTATATGAACGGTCCAATCAGCTGATTCGTGAATTGCGCATGAGCAATGAGCTCACTCAGCGACTGAACCAGAGCTTGCGCCTGGGTGACATTTTTCAATATGCCTTTGAGGAACTGCTGGAAATGTTCCAGGCGGATTACTGTTGTATTCTTCATTTAGACGAGGAAAAGGGCGGGCTAGAGGTCATAGCCTGCAACTATCCCGCTCTGCTAAATGAAATCATAGATATCGGACAAGGGCTAGGCGGAAAGGTATACTCTACCGGGGAGCCGCTGATATTATCTGATTATTTGCAGCATGCGGAGACGGCTTCCAAGCTGATGGATGCAACTAAATCCCAATCTATAATTGCAACGCCGCTTAGTGTAGGCGGAGAGGTGCGTGGAGCCATTATGCTGGCTCACCGGGATGCCCATTATTTCTCCTATGATAACTACCGACTGCTGCAAGCTATGGCAGGCCATATCGGACTTGCTGTCGGCAATGCGCGTTTACATGCGGAGGTTCGCCGTTTGGCGAACAGAGACAGTCTCACAGGGCTCTACGCGAGACATTATCTGGATGAAGAGATCAAGAACAGACAGGGTACTGATTTCTGCGGTTCATTAATTGTAGTTGATATTGATCAATTCAAGCTGGTTAACGATACTTACGGTCACCAAAAAGGGGATAAAATCCTGAAGCAGGTCAGTGATATCGTAAAGTCATCGATCCGAAAGGGAGATATTGCCGCCAGGTGGGGCGGTGAAGAGCTGGCAGTATATTTACCACAGCTTGGCGTGCAGCAGGCAGCTTTCGTAGCCGAACGCATTCGTACACGGGTTCAGGCGGAGACAGAGCCGCATGTTACTGTGTCCTGCGGGATTGCAGAATGGAGCTGGACGGACGAACGAGTAAGCGTGGAGTCACTATTTTATCGAGCAGATATGGCATTATATGAAGCGAAGAACAATGGGCGAAACCGAGTTGTAATTGATAGTAAACAAACCGAGAGTAGAGTGGAGAATCCTTGA